The segment GAAAGCCGGGATTTCTATGGCGAAAATTGAAGTAAGTTAGAATAAACATATATGTCCaatgttcatatattttataaacGAAAGCAGTCATATTATCGCATTGAATCATATAAAGGATACGACTATTATTCTTTACGTAATTGAAGTCAACTGATACAGTAGAATGATAAAATCCATTTTTTACTTTTTCAAATTAAACTTGAAGAACAGTTATTTTGAAAAGATTATACAGTTTTCAGAAGTGACTAAACATGTCACTGAGTAGCATAAAGTgaatcttttttcttttcaagttGAATTAAACCATACTAATAAAAACAGTAAGAAACAACTATGAAGATCAAGTTACAAGTTTATATCAATTACAAATTCTCTGCATGCCTTGTCATCCATCATCATGCTTGGTAATAACTTACAAATCTGTTTTTTACgaaacaaacattaaaaaataaGACAAATGTCTGTGATTATATACActtttaatgaataaacataatttcatttttttcacaAAAGGAATGACAGAGTATATCCATTATGAAAAGACAAAGTTTCGTTAGATCAACTGTCATTATAcatccacttggtattgtttacttgaatcttcccattgatgattaggacCGAAATTGGattagtttcttattggcatatgtgcatcctgtgcggattgcctctatattgcattcagtcacaagtattataagtagAGTTGGATAGTGACtcgcagtgggatccaggacgcgtgtttcgtcagGTTTGAGACTCGTTAActggatgtaccagcatctcagagttgatggtcgctctaggactcgaactcagtactatTCGCTTGAAATGCCATAGCGTTATcaacttagctattgagtcctgatagctactagCTTTTACAATGAGGTGTTAAGTTCGCTTTTTATTGGTTGTTAGAATATTCCCACCGACAGCCATTGAtcagtcccggagtgaacatcaactctggtatgcatgtctcaaataggacgaaatatgcaacctggattccattgctaaccaccatctatctttgttATTATACGTCATTAACCCGACTAGATGATGTATAATGTAACAAATACGAGTGCATTTTGTGtgtgaataaaaatatttcttttgtaaTATATTAATGAAATTACAAAACATTTTAATATCAAAGTACTGCTGAAACTCTAAATAGCAAATGTTTCAATAAcatattaaatttatattttatcatcaataatgcaatttatttatttatgattatttatttaatttattcgaTCATTTTTAAATAGCAAGTAATGAATCAACTAGATCTAAATCGAGATGGTTATATTACTCTTGATGAATTTAAAACAGCTTTAGGATTGAATAAAGAACCTGCAGCCGAGTaagtcttcttttttttaaatatttatttgtaaactCATAAATTTCTAacaaattgttatatcccgaagagaattattaATGAATCGTGACCGATAAGGATTTGATGAGGAACGATCTTCACGTTCAGTAGATCGAGAACGATGTCTTTggttatgagctttattttgacccatagattaTTGCTGTACGATtcaccattcctgagttatacacagtctattaattactgttccctctattcacagccacatttgactaaatcttgtagaaatattgttttcttttatatggtacgatgtgatcagtttgattggtacataaacccaatatgtttgagaatGATTATTCATATTGcggaggctgttattgatgttctggacttaactggctgggctaggcagaaagcaggactggtcatacggttttcgtgtatcattactcactgctctctgataggTGGTCTTATCACTTCATATTAAACAGGATACGTACGcgagcaatcgatataacacaaatgaagtgaaattacttttaaaattgtacaaaaagtttataaaataattaatatgaaATGTAATATTTACTTAGAAGAAATCAACTAGAAAATTCACTGAAtacattgaataaattaatatattcaaAGAATAACTTCCATAAGATTTATTAAACATTGTAATTAaagaaaattgaaaataaaaatgactTTTATTTTTTAACCAAGACATAAAGTTAATTAAACATCTAATGTTGAacaaattattgttaatatatattaatatatcagaaggggtttttgtgaatattgtgGGACTAAATaccattgaatgccggctcagtggtctaaaggt is part of the Schistosoma mansoni, WGS project CABG00000000 data, supercontig 1938, strain Puerto Rico, whole genome shotgun sequence genome and harbors:
- a CDS encoding XP_018644827.1; protein product: MSLVMSFILTHRLLLYDSPFLSYTQSINYCSLYSQPHLTKSCRNIVFFYMVRCDQFDWYINPICLRMIIHIAEAVIDVLDLTGWARQKAGLVIRFSCIITHCSLIGGLITSY